A region from the Sebastes umbrosus isolate fSebUmb1 chromosome 18, fSebUmb1.pri, whole genome shotgun sequence genome encodes:
- the LOC119476605 gene encoding uncharacterized protein LOC119476605: MIKLLSVAIIAGLISESTQQPAPGYQCWTRWFNGDNPGGSGDFETLANLHRVYPGQICSNPLEIEVTTRYRLCAHMTGDVFFKKDTKVGFICRNKDQTKFRRCQDYRVRFRCPVAFCQGCWTPWSDRDNPSGTGDWEILFNLHREYPGKICSNPVGIEARTLTGLSPAAAGDVIFQSDTTAGFICRNKDQPGNKKCSDYRVRFRCPAAFCKGCYTQYFDRDNPGGVGDFEILAKLRQKYPGKICSNPLGIEARTVAGLSAARAGDVIHKTDTAVGFICRNRDQRRNKRCSDYKVRFRCPASFCKECYTQYFDRDNPSGTGDWETLYNLHREYPGQICSNPVGIEVTTLTGLSPAATGNVIFQSDPTSGFVCRIQDQPPYRRCQDYRVRFRCPADFCDGCYTQYFDRDNPGGKGDFEILSSLRTKNPGKICPNPVAIEARTVAGLTPAAAGNVISRIDTNVGFVCRNQDQPRNKRCSDYKVRFRCPAAYCKVPDPGCYTQYFDRDNPSGTGDWENLFNLHREYPGKICSNPIAIEAVTLGGLTPAATGDVIYKSDTTVGFVCRIQDQPNKRLCQDYKVRFRCPAAFCKGCYTQYFDRDNPSGTGDWEILSALHTENPGKICSNPIAIEAVTLGGLTPTATGDVIYKSDTTTGFVCRIIDQPNKRLCQDYKVRFRCPAAFCKVTVPGPECYTQYFDRDNPSGTGDWEILSHLRPENPGKICSNPIAIDVKTLTGLSPTTTGEVFFKNDATTGFVCRNQDQKNKRCSDYKVRFRCPAAFCKVPAPGCYTQYFDRDNPSGTGDWEILSALHTENPGKICSNPIAIEAVTLGGLTPTATGDVIYKSDTTTGFVCRIIDQPNKRLCQDYKVRFRCPAAFCKVTVPGPECYTQYFDRDNPSGTGDWEILSALHTENPGKICSNPIAIDVKTLTGLSPTTTGEVFFKNDATTGFVCRNQDQKNKRCSDYKVRFRCRGAFCKR, encoded by the exons ATGATCAAACTG TTAAGTGTTGCCATTATTGCAGGATTGATTTCTG AAAGCACCCAGCAACCAGCTCCGGGATACC AATGCTGGACAAGATGGTTTAACGGAGATAACCCCGGTGGATCTGGAGACTTTGAAACCCTCGCCAATCTTCATAGAGTGTACCCAGGACAGATCTGCTCGAATCCACTAGAAATTGAGGTCACAACTCGATATCGACTCTGTGCACATATGACAGGAGATGTGTTTTTTAA aaaagacacaaaagtaGGATTCATCTGCAGAAACAAGGACCAAACCAAGTTCAGAAGATGTCAAGATTATCGCGTTCGTTTCCGCTGCCCTGTGGCTTTCTGTCAAG GATGTTGGACACCATGGAGTGACAGAGATAACCCCAGTGGAACTGGAGACTGGGAAATCCTCTTCAACCTTCATAGAGAGTACCCAGGAAAGATCTGCTCTAATCCAGTGGGAATTGAGGCCAGAACTCTAACTGGACTCAGTCCGGCTGCAGCAGGGGATGTGATTTTTCA aagtGACACAACTGCAGGATTCATCTGCAGAAACAAGGACCAACCCGGAAACAAAAAATGTAGTGATTATCGCGTTCGTTTCCGCTGCCCTGCCGCTTTCTGTAAAG GATGCTACACACAATACTTCGACAGAGATAACCCCGGTGGAGTAGGAGACTTTGAAATCCTTGCCAAACTTCGCCAAAAGTACCCAGGAAAGATCTGCTCTAATCCACTAGGAATTGAGGCCAGAACTGTAGCTGGACTCAGTGCGGCTAGAGCAGGGGATGTGATTCATAA aactgaCACAGCTGTAGGATTCATCTGCAGAAACCGGGATCAACGCAGGAACAAAAGATGTAGTGATTATAAAGTTCGTTTCCGCTGCCCTGCCAGTTTCTGTAAAG AATGCTACACACAATACTTTGACAGAGATAACCCCAGTGGAACAGGAGACTGGGAAACCCTCTACAATCTTCATAGAGAGTACCCAGGACAGATCTGCTCTAATCCAGTGGGAATTGAGGTCACAACTCTAACTGGACTCAGTCCGGCTGCAACAGGGAATGTGATTTTTCA aagtGACCCAACTTCAGGATTCGTCTGCAGAATCCAGGACCAACCACCGTACAGAAGATGTCAAGATTATCGTGTTCGTTTCCGCTGCCCTGCAGATTTCTGTGACG GATGCTACACACAATACTTTGACAGAGATAACCCCGGTGGAAAAGGAGACTTTGAAATCCTGTCCAGTCTTCGCACAAAGAACCCAGGAAAGATCTGCCCTAATCCAGTAGCAATTGAGGCCAGAACTGTAGCTGGACTCACTCCGGCTGCAGCAGGGAATGTGATTTCTAG aattgacACAAATGTAGGATTCGTCTGCAGAAACCAGGACCAACCCAGGAACAAAAGATGTAGTGATTATAAAGTTCGTTTCCGCTGCCCGGCCGCTTACTGTAAAG TCCCTGATCCAGGATGCTACACACAATACTTTGACAGAGATAACCCCAGTGGAACTGGAGACTGGGAAAACCTCTTCAACCTTCATAGAGAGTACCCAGGAAAGATCTGCTCTAATCCAATAGCAATTGAGGCAGTAACTCTAGGTGGACTCACTCCGGCTGCAACAGGGGATGTGATTTATAA aagtGACACAACTGTAGGATTCGTCTGCAGAATCCAGGACCAACCCAATAAAAGACTATGTCAAGATTATAAAGTTCGTTTCCGCTGCCCTGCCGCTTTCTGTAAAG GATGCTACACACAATACTTTGACAGAGATAACCCCAGTGGAACTGGAGACTGGGAAATCCTCTCCGCTCTTCACACAGAGAACCCAGGAAAGATCTGCTCTAATCCAATAGCAATTGAGGCAGTAACTCTAGGTGGACTCACTCCGACTGCAACAGGGGATGTGATTTATAA aagtGACACAACTACAGGATTCGTCTGCAGAATCATCGACCAACCCAATAAAAGACTATGTCAAGATTATAAAGTTCGTTTCCGCTGCCCTGCCGCTTTCTGTAAAG TTACAGTCCCTGGTCCAGAATGCTACACACAATACTTTGACAGAGATAACCCCAGTGGAACTGGAGACTGGGAAATCCTCTCCCATCTTCGCCCAGAGAACCCAGGAAAGATCTGCTCTAATCCAATAGCAATTGACGTCAAAACTCTAACTGGACTCAGTCCGACTACAACAGGGGAAGTGTTTTTTAA aaatgaCGCAACAACAGGATTCGTCTGCAGAAACCAGGACCAAAAGAACAAAAGATGTAGTGATTATAAAGTTCGTTTCCGCTGCCCTGCCGCTTTCTGTAAAG TCCCTGCTCCAGGATGCTACACACAATACTTTGACAGAGATAACCCCAGTGGAACTGGAGACTGGGAAATCCTCTCCGCTCTTCACACAGAGAACCCAGGAAAGATCTGCTCTAATCCAATAGCAATTGAGGCAGTAACTCTAGGTGGACTCACTCCGACTGCAACAGGGGATGTGATTTATAA aagtGACACAACTACAGGATTCGTCTGCAGAATCATCGACCAACCCAATAAAAGACTATGTCAAGATTATAAAGTTCGTTTCCGCTGCCCTGCCGCTTTCTGTAAAG TTACAGTCCCTGGTCCAGAATGCTACACACAATACTTTGACAGAGATAACCCCAGTGGAACTGGAGACTGGGAAATCCTCTCCGCTCTTCACACAGAGAACCCAGGAAAGATCTGCTCTAATCCAATAGCAATTGACGTCAAAACTCTAACTGGACTCAGTCCGACTACAACAGGGGAAGTGTTTTTTAA aaatgaCGCAACAACAGGATTCGTCTGCAGAAACCAGGACCAAAAGAACAAAAGATGTAGTGATTATAAAGTTCGTTTCCGCTGCCGGGGCGCTTTCTGTAAGCGCTGA